In a genomic window of Streptomyces sp. NBC_01231:
- a CDS encoding glycoside hydrolase family 32 protein, translated as MSTPPVDPHLPAVHLRPPRNWINDPNGLVFHDGHYHVFFQYNPYGPQHANMHWGHFRSPDLVTWEELPIALAPTAGGDDADGCFSGNAVSVDGRMVAFYSANRTGRWWQPVTTAESHDGGHTWAKRPESLIPHPPADTTMYRDPYVWQQDGRWRMLVGSALADGRGAAQLYESTDLDTWQHLGPFAADTPRPLPGGTDTGAGWECPQYAFWPTPDGAGRPGLLIVSTWDTDAGPQATAAYPGRETPDGTFHPAAPVRLDHGPDFYAPALLRAPDGRWLLWAWSWEAREPTWVREAGWAGLLTLPREISLAADGTVHQQPAREVAGLRGEQLLYATGRAQADPAALGEVGATFDLTARLTPSPGRPGGLRLVTSADGSEHLDVTVDTVAGEVVVDRSHASRDLRAVGGTYRIPCPAARPGAPVELRMVADRSVLELFLSTGEALTLRLYPVSDAPWSLRARSVDFTVQAWTLTAPAGPVRGTATQDATQDALHAHHPNPAQGAPCPEPPVPAADFSRP; from the coding sequence GTGTCCACGCCGCCCGTCGATCCCCACCTGCCCGCCGTACACCTGCGCCCGCCGCGCAACTGGATCAACGACCCCAACGGGCTGGTTTTCCACGACGGCCACTACCACGTGTTCTTCCAGTACAACCCGTACGGCCCGCAGCACGCGAACATGCACTGGGGTCACTTCCGCAGTCCCGACCTGGTCACCTGGGAAGAGCTCCCGATCGCCCTCGCCCCCACCGCGGGCGGCGACGACGCCGACGGCTGCTTCTCCGGCAACGCCGTCTCCGTCGACGGCCGGATGGTGGCCTTCTACTCCGCCAACCGCACCGGCCGCTGGTGGCAGCCGGTCACCACCGCCGAATCCCACGACGGCGGCCACACCTGGGCCAAACGGCCGGAGTCGCTCATCCCGCACCCACCCGCTGACACCACCATGTACCGCGACCCCTACGTCTGGCAGCAGGACGGCCGCTGGCGGATGCTGGTCGGCTCGGCCCTCGCCGACGGCCGTGGCGCCGCCCAGCTGTACGAGTCGACGGACCTGGACACCTGGCAGCACCTCGGCCCGTTCGCCGCCGACACCCCGAGGCCCCTGCCCGGCGGCACCGACACCGGGGCCGGCTGGGAGTGCCCCCAGTACGCCTTCTGGCCGACGCCCGACGGCGCGGGCCGGCCGGGCCTCCTGATCGTCAGCACCTGGGACACCGACGCCGGCCCCCAGGCCACCGCCGCCTACCCCGGCCGCGAGACCCCCGACGGCACCTTCCACCCCGCGGCACCCGTTCGGCTCGACCACGGCCCGGACTTCTACGCCCCCGCACTGCTGCGGGCCCCGGACGGCCGATGGCTGCTGTGGGCCTGGTCGTGGGAAGCCCGCGAACCCACCTGGGTACGAGAGGCGGGCTGGGCGGGACTGCTCACCCTGCCCCGCGAGATCTCCCTCGCGGCCGACGGCACCGTCCACCAGCAGCCCGCCCGGGAAGTCGCCGGACTGCGTGGCGAGCAACTCCTGTACGCCACCGGCCGCGCCCAGGCGGACCCGGCCGCACTCGGCGAAGTCGGCGCCACCTTCGACCTCACCGCCCGGCTTACGCCTTCGCCGGGCCGGCCGGGCGGTCTCCGGCTGGTCACCTCGGCCGACGGGAGTGAACACCTGGACGTCACGGTCGACACTGTCGCCGGCGAAGTGGTGGTCGACCGCTCGCACGCCTCCCGCGATCTCCGGGCCGTCGGCGGCACCTACCGCATCCCCTGCCCGGCGGCCCGCCCCGGGGCTCCGGTCGAACTGCGCATGGTGGCCGACCGGTCAGTCCTCGAACTCTTCCTCAGCACCGGAGAAGCCCTCACCCTGCGCCTCTACCCGGTCTCCGATGCCCCCTGGTCGCTGCGGGCCCGATCCGTCGACTTCACCGTCCAGGCGTGGACTCTCACCGCCCCCGCGGGGCCCGTCCGCGGCACCGCCACCCAAGACGCCACCCAAGACGCCCTCCACGCGCACCACCCGAACCCCGCACAAGGAGCGCCATGCCCAGAACCGCCCGTCCCCGCCGCAGACTTCTCACGGCCCTGA
- a CDS encoding carbohydrate ABC transporter permease has translation MTSASPTPARPGHQGSLLRSLAVQAARIALALFFAFPIVFMLVSSLKPDQQIFGDLDGVKAFLPVGHLSLDNYSGVFDRVPAARFLLNSIGISAVTVVLGIFVNSLAAFALSRMRWRGKKIVLTAVIATLIVPFETFALPLVWWVNQLPWLQVNGFHVTLTEGWLDTYQVQVLPFVANAFSVFLFHQYFQSIPKELDEAAVIDGASWFGIYRRIVMPLSGPAIATVAILTFLPAWNSYLWPLMVVQSENLRPVMVGIQYFFQLNPSWGQIMAYSSMITVPVLALFVAFQRAFVSSIASSGVKG, from the coding sequence ATGACCTCCGCATCCCCCACCCCCGCCCGCCCGGGCCACCAGGGGTCGCTGCTGCGCTCGCTCGCCGTGCAGGCGGCACGCATCGCGCTCGCGCTGTTCTTCGCCTTCCCGATCGTGTTCATGCTGGTGTCGTCGCTCAAGCCCGACCAGCAGATCTTCGGCGACCTGGACGGCGTCAAGGCGTTCCTGCCGGTCGGCCACCTGTCCCTGGACAACTACAGCGGAGTCTTCGACCGGGTGCCCGCCGCCCGGTTCCTGCTCAACTCCATCGGGATCTCCGCCGTCACCGTGGTCCTGGGCATCTTCGTCAACAGCCTCGCGGCGTTCGCCTTGTCACGGATGCGGTGGCGCGGCAAGAAGATCGTGCTCACCGCCGTGATCGCGACGCTGATCGTGCCGTTCGAGACCTTCGCCCTGCCGCTGGTGTGGTGGGTCAATCAACTGCCCTGGCTCCAGGTCAACGGCTTCCATGTCACCCTGACCGAGGGTTGGCTGGACACCTACCAGGTGCAGGTCCTGCCCTTCGTCGCCAACGCCTTCTCCGTCTTCCTGTTCCATCAGTACTTCCAGAGCATCCCCAAGGAACTCGACGAAGCGGCCGTGATCGACGGGGCGAGCTGGTTCGGCATCTACCGGCGCATCGTCATGCCGCTGTCCGGCCCGGCGATCGCCACGGTGGCCATCCTGACCTTCCTGCCGGCCTGGAACTCCTACCTCTGGCCCCTGATGGTCGTCCAGAGCGAGAACCTGCGCCCGGTCATGGTCGGCATCCAGTACTTCTTCCAGCTCAACCCTTCCTGGGGCCAGATCATGGCCTACTCGTCGATGATCACTGTGCCGGTGCTCGCGCTGTTCGTGGCTTTTCAGCGGGCCTTCGTCAGCAGCATCGCCTCCAGCGGCGTCAAGGGCTGA
- a CDS encoding sugar ABC transporter permease, giving the protein MATTLTPLSTRPAADAPPTRRAARGRARRRESLAALGMVSPAVFLLLLFFVIPVVLAFALAFTNARLVSPVPAQFTGLQNFRTLLDDPLFYKSLRNTFYFAAVVVPLQGGLALVLALLVNAKVKGVNFFRTVYFIPVVTSMVVVSILWTFMYQKTGLVNELISHLTLGLVHGPDWLNNPSTSMPAIILMSVWQGVGFHMIIWLAGLQTIPQDLYEAADIDGATRWVRFRYVTWPGLRTTRTFVLITITIAAFSLFAQVSVMTQGGPLDSTTTVVYQAVQTGYAQQQTGYASAISLAFFVLVLAVSLVQRFLTREKD; this is encoded by the coding sequence ATGGCCACCACACTGACCCCACTGTCCACTCGGCCCGCCGCCGACGCCCCACCGACTCGACGTGCAGCGCGGGGGCGTGCACGGCGCAGGGAAAGCCTCGCCGCCCTCGGCATGGTGAGCCCTGCCGTGTTCCTCCTGCTGCTGTTCTTCGTCATCCCGGTGGTGCTGGCCTTCGCGCTGGCGTTCACCAATGCCCGCCTGGTCTCCCCGGTCCCGGCCCAGTTCACGGGACTGCAGAACTTCCGCACGCTGCTGGACGACCCGCTGTTCTACAAGTCGCTGCGCAACACCTTCTACTTCGCCGCGGTCGTCGTCCCGCTGCAGGGCGGCCTGGCGCTGGTGCTCGCACTCCTCGTCAACGCCAAGGTCAAAGGCGTCAACTTCTTCCGCACCGTCTACTTCATCCCGGTCGTCACCTCCATGGTGGTGGTGTCCATCCTGTGGACGTTCATGTACCAGAAGACCGGGCTGGTCAACGAGCTCATCTCCCACCTCACCCTCGGCCTCGTGCACGGACCGGACTGGCTGAACAACCCGTCCACGTCCATGCCCGCCATCATCCTCATGTCCGTCTGGCAGGGCGTCGGATTCCACATGATCATCTGGCTGGCCGGACTCCAGACCATCCCGCAAGACCTGTACGAGGCAGCCGACATCGACGGCGCCACCCGCTGGGTGCGCTTCAGATACGTGACCTGGCCCGGCCTGCGCACCACCCGCACGTTCGTGCTCATCACCATCACGATCGCCGCGTTCAGCCTGTTCGCTCAGGTCAGCGTGATGACGCAGGGCGGGCCCCTGGACTCCACCACCACGGTCGTCTATCAGGCCGTGCAGACGGGATACGCGCAGCAGCAGACCGGATACGCGTCCGCGATCTCCCTCGCCTTCTTCGTCCTGGTGCTGGCCGTCTCCCTCGTACAACGCTTCCTCACCCGGGAGAAGGACTGA
- a CDS encoding CocE/NonD family hydrolase produces the protein MTSSTHDAALNPVWTPPSGKPPLSSRMMRAIWRNLPAKRHDVGWEPGLVCPGADGSPLITDHYFPRAEGDFPTLVVRSPYGRGLPWSPMYGMLFAEQGFHVVLQSCRGTGGSGGQFDLWRNEAADGQATVSWLREQPWFNGSLGTVGPSYLGYVQWALALDPPPELKAMVMQVGLHDPYALFHTDGALRLENALLVGLGMAYQHRGMAPFVRATLRLQRRMRAIVTGKPLRRAYMSALGREVPWLDGVMTHSDADDPYWAGASPGEAAERLSVPTSLITGWHDALVDQTFEQYGRLRQAGCETALLVGPWTHTSALQQGWPEVFAETLAWLRAHLCGDRSGLRPTGVRVHIGGENVWQDLDDWPLSPAATSWFAAPDGQVTQQVPTDITPLTSFRYDPAAPTPSLGGPLLSRTAGPRDNSALEAREDVVTFTGPPLAEPVDLLGPVSARLRISTDTGYTDVFTRLCDVDAQGRSTNVCDGLAQLTTVGQTPSEVTVPMSSTAYRFAAGHRIRWQISGGAHPRYARNPGTGESSVDAETFTPVRITLHTGSALMLPRGAQAEPAFGDQQPDAQR, from the coding sequence ATGACATCGTCTACGCACGACGCCGCGTTGAACCCGGTCTGGACACCGCCTTCCGGGAAGCCGCCGTTGTCCTCGCGGATGATGAGAGCGATCTGGCGCAACCTCCCCGCCAAACGGCATGACGTCGGGTGGGAGCCGGGGCTGGTGTGTCCGGGCGCCGACGGCAGCCCGTTGATCACGGATCATTACTTTCCTCGCGCGGAGGGCGACTTCCCCACCCTTGTCGTGCGCTCGCCGTACGGCAGGGGCCTGCCGTGGTCACCCATGTACGGCATGCTCTTCGCCGAACAGGGTTTCCACGTGGTCCTGCAGAGCTGCCGCGGCACCGGTGGCTCAGGCGGTCAGTTCGATCTGTGGCGCAACGAGGCCGCTGACGGCCAGGCCACGGTCTCCTGGCTGAGGGAGCAGCCATGGTTCAACGGAAGTCTGGGCACCGTCGGCCCCAGCTACCTGGGGTATGTGCAGTGGGCGCTCGCGCTGGACCCCCCGCCGGAGCTGAAGGCGATGGTGATGCAGGTGGGTCTGCACGATCCCTACGCCTTGTTCCACACAGACGGCGCACTCCGCCTGGAGAACGCGCTCCTCGTCGGCCTCGGCATGGCGTACCAGCACCGGGGGATGGCACCGTTTGTGAGAGCGACGCTGCGCCTGCAGCGCCGCATGCGCGCAATCGTCACCGGGAAGCCGCTGCGCAGGGCGTACATGTCAGCCCTGGGGCGCGAAGTGCCCTGGCTGGACGGCGTGATGACCCACTCGGATGCCGACGATCCGTACTGGGCCGGCGCGTCCCCGGGAGAGGCAGCGGAGCGGCTGAGCGTGCCCACCAGCCTGATCACCGGATGGCACGACGCGCTGGTCGACCAGACCTTCGAGCAGTACGGGCGGCTGCGTCAGGCCGGCTGCGAGACCGCCCTGCTCGTCGGTCCCTGGACCCACACCTCCGCACTTCAACAGGGCTGGCCCGAGGTGTTCGCCGAGACCCTCGCCTGGCTGCGCGCGCACCTGTGCGGCGACCGCTCCGGCCTGCGCCCCACCGGAGTGCGCGTCCACATCGGCGGCGAAAACGTGTGGCAGGACCTCGACGACTGGCCCCTGTCCCCGGCCGCCACGTCATGGTTCGCCGCCCCGGACGGGCAGGTGACCCAGCAGGTCCCCACGGACATCACACCGCTCACCTCCTTCCGCTACGACCCGGCGGCCCCCACTCCGTCGCTCGGCGGCCCTCTGCTCTCCCGGACCGCCGGCCCCCGCGACAACAGCGCACTGGAGGCCCGAGAGGACGTGGTGACGTTCACGGGTCCGCCGCTGGCCGAGCCCGTGGACCTCCTCGGCCCGGTCTCCGCGCGGCTGAGGATCTCCACGGACACCGGATACACCGACGTCTTCACCCGCCTGTGCGACGTGGACGCACAGGGGCGTTCCACCAACGTCTGTGACGGGCTGGCTCAGCTGACGACTGTCGGGCAGACACCTTCGGAGGTCACCGTACCGATGAGCTCCACCGCCTACCGCTTCGCCGCTGGTCATCGCATTCGCTGGCAGATCAGCGGAGGTGCCCATCCGCGCTATGCCCGTAACCCCGGCACCGGTGAGTCGTCGGTCGACGCCGAGACGTTCACACCGGTACGCATCACCCTCCACACGGGCTCGGCACTGATGCTTCCCCGGGGTGCCCAGGCCGAGCCGGCCTTCGGTGATCAGCAGCCCGACGCACAGAGGTAA
- the ligA gene encoding NAD-dependent DNA ligase LigA → MTTPAAVIVDAAAYAQAVEDAVKASAAYYAGGTSVLDDDAYDRLVRGIAAWEADHPEQVLPDSPTGKVAGGAVQGDVPHTVAMLSLDNVFSPEEFTAWTTSLARRVGHEVERFSIEPKLDGLAIAARYTGGRLRQLITRGDGTAGEDVSHAIGTIEGLPLELAEPVTVEVRGEVLMTTAQFEHGNEVRTAHGGQPFANPRGAAAGTLRAKERAYTVPMTFFGYGLLPLADTEPTLAARLGESAHSDLMIRAGKLGVNTTATTAVPGTTADAAEQVLARVQEIATVRAELPFGIDGIVIKADLASDQQAAGSGTRAPRWAIAYKLPAVEKITRLLEVEWNVGRTGIIAPRAVLEPVEIDGATITYATLHNPADITRRDLRLGDHVMVHRAGDVIPRIEAPVAHLRTGDEQPIVFPEACPRCGADIDTSEQRWRCENGRNCHLVAALSYAAGRDQLDIEGLGHTRVVQLVDAGLVADLADLFSLTRDQLLGLERMGATSTDNLLAAIAAAKDQPLSRVLCALGVRGTGRSMSRRIARYFATMDNVRAADAEAMQQVEGIGTEKAPSIVAELAELAPLIEKLAAAGVNLSEPGATPPAPAAGDADSSAGSADAAGGPLAGMTVVVTGAMTGVLEKLSRNQMNELIERAGGRSSSSVSKKTTLVVAGEGAGSKRAKAEDLGIRLAGPDEFATLVADFLA, encoded by the coding sequence ATGACAACACCAGCTGCAGTGATCGTGGATGCCGCCGCCTACGCGCAGGCGGTCGAGGACGCGGTGAAGGCGTCCGCCGCCTACTACGCGGGGGGCACGTCGGTGCTGGACGACGACGCCTACGACCGGTTGGTGCGAGGCATCGCGGCCTGGGAGGCCGACCATCCCGAGCAGGTGCTGCCCGACTCGCCGACGGGGAAGGTCGCCGGCGGCGCCGTTCAGGGCGATGTCCCGCACACGGTGGCGATGCTGAGCCTGGACAACGTGTTCTCGCCGGAGGAGTTCACCGCCTGGACCACCTCACTGGCCCGCCGCGTCGGCCACGAGGTCGAGCGGTTCAGCATCGAGCCGAAGCTGGACGGGCTGGCGATCGCCGCCCGCTACACGGGCGGCCGACTCAGACAGCTGATCACGCGTGGGGACGGGACGGCCGGGGAGGACGTCTCGCACGCGATCGGCACCATCGAGGGCCTGCCCCTCGAGCTGGCCGAGCCGGTCACCGTCGAAGTGCGCGGCGAAGTCCTCATGACCACCGCCCAGTTCGAGCACGGCAACGAGGTGCGTACCGCACACGGAGGGCAGCCGTTCGCCAACCCGCGGGGCGCCGCGGCGGGCACCCTGCGCGCCAAGGAGCGCGCCTACACCGTCCCGATGACGTTCTTCGGCTACGGTCTGCTGCCCCTGGCCGACACCGAGCCCACGCTCGCCGCGCGGCTGGGCGAGAGCGCGCACAGCGACCTCATGATCCGGGCCGGCAAGCTGGGGGTGAACACCACCGCCACCACCGCGGTGCCCGGCACCACCGCCGACGCCGCCGAGCAGGTGCTGGCCCGGGTGCAGGAGATCGCCACTGTGCGGGCCGAGTTGCCGTTCGGGATCGACGGGATCGTCATCAAGGCCGACCTGGCCTCCGACCAGCAGGCGGCAGGATCCGGGACGCGCGCCCCGCGCTGGGCGATCGCCTACAAGCTCCCGGCCGTCGAGAAGATCACCCGGCTGCTCGAGGTGGAGTGGAACGTGGGCCGCACCGGCATCATCGCCCCGCGCGCCGTCCTGGAACCGGTCGAGATCGACGGCGCCACCATCACCTACGCCACCCTCCACAACCCGGCCGACATCACCCGCCGCGACCTGCGTCTGGGCGACCACGTCATGGTCCACCGGGCCGGCGACGTCATCCCCCGCATCGAAGCCCCCGTCGCCCACCTGCGGACCGGGGACGAACAGCCCATCGTCTTCCCCGAAGCCTGCCCGCGCTGCGGGGCCGACATCGACACCAGCGAGCAGCGCTGGCGCTGCGAGAACGGACGCAACTGTCACCTGGTCGCCGCCCTGTCCTACGCCGCCGGCCGCGACCAGCTCGACATCGAAGGCCTCGGCCACACCCGCGTCGTCCAACTCGTCGACGCCGGCCTGGTCGCGGACCTCGCCGACCTGTTCAGTCTCACCCGCGACCAACTCCTGGGCCTGGAGCGGATGGGCGCGACCAGCACCGACAACCTCCTCGCCGCCATCGCCGCGGCCAAGGACCAGCCCCTGTCGCGGGTGCTGTGTGCGCTGGGGGTGCGCGGTACCGGACGCTCCATGTCCCGTCGGATCGCGCGGTACTTCGCCACGATGGACAACGTCCGCGCCGCCGATGCCGAAGCGATGCAGCAGGTGGAGGGCATCGGCACCGAGAAGGCCCCGTCCATCGTCGCCGAACTCGCCGAACTCGCCCCGCTCATCGAGAAGCTCGCCGCCGCCGGGGTGAACCTGAGCGAGCCCGGCGCCACTCCACCCGCACCCGCGGCCGGTGACGCCGACAGCAGCGCGGGGAGTGCGGATGCGGCGGGCGGGCCGCTGGCCGGAATGACGGTGGTCGTGACCGGCGCGATGACCGGCGTGCTGGAGAAGCTCAGCCGCAACCAGATGAACGAACTCATCGAACGCGCCGGTGGACGCTCCTCCTCCAGCGTCTCCAAGAAGACCACTCTGGTCGTCGCCGGAGAGGGCGCCGGATCCAAGCGGGCCAAGGCCGAAGACCTCGGCATCCGGCTCGCAGGTCCCGACGAATTCGCCACCCTCGTCGCCGACTTCCTCGCGTGA
- a CDS encoding TetR/AcrR family transcriptional regulator, translating to MSGRGVDPQQLWLSPTGPRRGRRPAFSREAITVAAVALADAEGLDAVTMRRVASQVGAGVMSLYSYAPDKETLLELMVDHVSGELPTTDAPTGDWRADVKAIAHLQRALMLRHPWLPGALSTRRTLGPHTLAFLERSLAALRPTGLDGAAKLEVFAQLTAFVAGHVSYEIAQAAAAQSPDRVAAEARYLTAVATDGHHPELAEALSAPGRPLTPEATFTRFLNRLVDGLDAD from the coding sequence ATGTCCGGCAGAGGCGTCGACCCCCAACAGCTCTGGCTGAGCCCCACCGGGCCCCGCAGGGGGCGCAGGCCCGCCTTCAGCCGCGAGGCGATCACAGTGGCGGCCGTCGCCCTGGCAGACGCCGAAGGGCTTGACGCGGTCACCATGCGGCGGGTCGCCTCACAGGTCGGAGCCGGTGTCATGTCGCTCTACAGCTACGCCCCCGACAAGGAGACGCTGCTGGAACTGATGGTCGACCATGTCAGCGGCGAACTGCCGACCACGGACGCACCCACCGGCGACTGGCGCGCCGACGTGAAAGCCATCGCCCATCTCCAGCGCGCTCTCATGCTGCGGCATCCCTGGCTGCCCGGTGCCTTGTCCACCCGCCGCACGCTCGGCCCCCACACCCTGGCCTTCCTGGAACGGTCACTTGCCGCCCTGCGGCCCACCGGCCTGGACGGCGCGGCGAAACTGGAGGTCTTCGCCCAGCTCACCGCGTTCGTAGCAGGGCACGTCTCCTACGAGATCGCGCAGGCCGCTGCCGCACAGTCACCCGACCGGGTCGCAGCCGAAGCCCGCTACCTCACCGCTGTCGCCACGGACGGCCACCACCCGGAGCTGGCCGAAGCCCTCTCCGCACCCGGACGCCCCCTCACTCCCGAAGCCACGTTCACCCGCTTCCTCAACCGCCTGGTCGACGGCCTCGACGCCGACTGA
- a CDS encoding GH32 C-terminal domain-containing protein, producing the protein MPRTARPRRRLLTALTVLSGLGLLAATPAAADTLYREQYRPQFHFSPAQNWMNDPNGLIWYQGQYHLFFQYNPSGNSWGNISWGHAVSTDLVHWKELPVAIPQDDNEMVFSGSVVLDKNNTTGFGSKAKPPLVAVYTSLVKSTGIQRQSLAYSTDGGTTWTKYSGNPVLDLGSVNFRDPKVFWYAPTHTWLMAVALSDQHKISFYSSSNLKHWTHLSDFGPAGATGGVWECPDLFPLPVDGDPKKTKWVLAVNLNPGAIAGGSGAQYFVGDFDGKKFTADDSGTYTPPSGTVLQDFESGSFGDWTTTGDAFGTAPATGALDGQSAVTGSDGKAFANSFHGGDASTGTLTSPAFTATTNYINFKVGGGNHPYQSGSILGDAATPTGETLADFEGSTYTSPIGDWTTTGDAFGTGPAQGTLPNQQQVTGYLGGGLANSYLNGDASTGTLTSPTFTIDKKYLDLLIGGGYHAASSDAPTAVELVVDGKVVRSATGGNAEALNWSSWDLSDLQGKQAEIKVVDANPGGWGHVNVDQVVLSDTQAKPHSDETGVNLLVDGKIVQSATGANSENLDWASFNTTAYKGKQVQLQIVDANTGGWAHVLADQFTAADKPALSTTQRAHWLDYGQDFYAASSFNDAPGGRRVMTAWMNSWNYGGNIPTSPWRSADTFPRQLALRTVNGKPQLVQNPVSELKTLRGTEIDVPATTVTNGSTPLGVHGSALELKADLTPGTADRFGLDVRTGAEQRTRIGYDTSTGEVYLDRTGSGATDFDPTFSSTEHAPLALDGRPLHLHVLVDASSVEVYAENTRGEQVVLTDQIFPDPSSTGVDAFADNGTAELTRLQAWRLASIWK; encoded by the coding sequence ATGCCCAGAACCGCCCGTCCCCGCCGCAGACTTCTCACGGCCCTGACCGTCCTGTCCGGGCTGGGCCTGCTCGCTGCCACGCCGGCCGCCGCCGACACCCTCTACCGCGAGCAGTACCGCCCCCAGTTCCACTTCAGCCCGGCCCAGAACTGGATGAACGACCCCAACGGTCTGATCTGGTACCAGGGCCAGTACCACCTGTTCTTCCAGTACAACCCGTCCGGCAACAGCTGGGGCAACATCTCCTGGGGCCACGCCGTCAGCACCGACCTCGTCCACTGGAAGGAGCTCCCGGTCGCCATCCCCCAGGACGACAACGAGATGGTGTTCTCCGGCAGTGTGGTGCTGGACAAGAACAACACGACCGGCTTCGGGTCCAAGGCGAAGCCGCCGCTGGTCGCCGTCTACACCAGCCTGGTGAAGTCCACCGGCATCCAGAGGCAGTCGCTGGCGTACAGCACCGACGGCGGCACCACCTGGACCAAGTACTCCGGCAACCCGGTCCTCGACCTCGGCTCCGTCAACTTCCGCGACCCGAAGGTCTTCTGGTACGCCCCCACCCACACCTGGCTGATGGCAGTCGCCCTCTCCGACCAGCACAAGATCTCCTTCTACAGCTCCTCGAACCTCAAGCACTGGACCCACCTGAGCGACTTCGGCCCGGCCGGAGCGACCGGCGGGGTGTGGGAGTGCCCGGACCTGTTCCCGCTGCCCGTCGACGGCGACCCGAAGAAGACCAAGTGGGTCCTGGCGGTCAACCTCAACCCCGGTGCCATCGCGGGCGGTTCCGGTGCCCAGTACTTCGTCGGCGACTTCGACGGCAAGAAGTTCACCGCCGATGACAGCGGCACCTACACCCCGCCGAGCGGCACCGTGCTGCAGGACTTCGAGTCCGGCTCCTTCGGCGACTGGACCACCACCGGCGACGCCTTCGGTACCGCTCCGGCCACCGGGGCGCTGGACGGCCAGAGTGCGGTCACCGGCTCCGACGGAAAGGCCTTCGCGAACAGCTTCCATGGCGGCGACGCCTCCACCGGCACGCTGACCTCGCCCGCGTTCACCGCGACCACCAACTACATCAACTTCAAGGTCGGCGGCGGCAACCACCCGTACCAGTCCGGCTCCATCCTCGGCGACGCGGCGACACCGACCGGCGAAACCCTCGCCGACTTCGAGGGCAGTACCTACACCAGCCCCATCGGCGACTGGACCACCACCGGCGACGCCTTCGGCACCGGACCAGCCCAGGGAACCCTCCCCAACCAGCAGCAGGTCACCGGCTATCTCGGAGGCGGACTCGCCAACAGCTACCTGAACGGCGACGCCTCCACCGGCACCCTGACCTCACCGACCTTCACGATCGACAAGAAATACCTGGACTTGCTCATCGGCGGCGGCTACCACGCCGCGAGCTCCGACGCCCCTACGGCCGTCGAACTCGTCGTCGACGGCAAGGTGGTGCGCTCCGCAACGGGCGGCAACGCCGAGGCCCTGAACTGGTCCTCCTGGGATCTGTCCGACCTGCAGGGCAAGCAGGCCGAGATCAAAGTTGTGGACGCCAACCCGGGCGGTTGGGGGCACGTCAACGTCGACCAGGTCGTCCTCTCCGACACCCAGGCGAAGCCCCACTCCGACGAGACCGGCGTCAACCTCCTCGTCGACGGCAAGATCGTGCAGAGCGCAACGGGCGCCAACTCCGAGAATCTGGACTGGGCCTCCTTCAACACGACCGCCTACAAGGGCAAGCAGGTCCAGCTCCAGATCGTCGACGCCAACACCGGCGGCTGGGCACACGTCCTCGCCGACCAGTTCACCGCCGCCGACAAGCCCGCCCTGTCCACCACTCAGCGCGCCCACTGGCTCGACTACGGCCAGGACTTCTACGCCGCCAGCTCATTCAACGACGCCCCAGGCGGACGGCGCGTCATGACCGCCTGGATGAACAGCTGGAACTACGGCGGCAACATCCCCACCAGCCCCTGGCGCAGCGCGGACACCTTCCCCCGCCAGCTGGCACTGCGGACCGTGAACGGCAAGCCCCAGCTGGTCCAGAACCCGGTCAGCGAACTGAAAACCCTGCGCGGCACCGAAATTGACGTCCCGGCGACCACCGTCACGAACGGCAGCACTCCGCTCGGCGTCCACGGCAGCGCCCTCGAGCTCAAGGCCGACCTCACCCCGGGCACGGCCGACCGTTTCGGCCTCGACGTCCGCACCGGCGCCGAACAGCGCACCCGGATCGGGTACGACACCAGCACCGGCGAGGTCTACCTGGACCGCACCGGCTCAGGCGCGACCGACTTCGACCCCACCTTCTCCAGCACCGAACACGCCCCGCTCGCTCTCGACGGCAGGCCACTGCACCTGCATGTCCTCGTCGACGCCTCGTCCGTCGAGGTCTACGCCGAGAACACGCGCGGCGAACAAGTCGTCCTCACCGACCAGATCTTCCCCGACCCCTCCAGTACCGGCGTCGACGCCTTCGCCGACAACGGCACCGCCGAGCTCACCCGCCTGCAGGCATGGCGACTGGCATCCATCTGGAAGTGA